The sequence CTGGAGAACTCCCACCTTCCCCAGACCCTTTATCGCCGGGACCAGCTTTCGATCCCGTTTCAGGGCACGCTCAAACGCATCCTCGGCCTCGCGGAACTGTTTCTGCACAATCAGTGCATGGCCTTCATCCACCAGCCGCATGGCCTGAAGGGTCCCCGTCTCGTCAGCCTGCGCTATGCCGGACGCCAGGACCAAAACAACAAACACGCGAAACCAGAAGTGCCAGATATCCATAAATATCTCCAAAGGAGTCAACGCGTTTCTGCAACTACCGGATTGCGCAAGATTCCGATCCCCGAAATCTCAATCTCGATCGTATCGCCGGGGGCAAACGGCCCCACTCCAGACGGTGTTCCGGTCATGATCACGTCGCCCGGCAGCAGGGTCATCGCCTCGCTGATGTAGGAAATCAGCTGGGCAACCGAAAACAGCAGGTCGGATGTATTGGCCTGCTGCCTGACCTCACCGTTCAGCCGAGTGGTCACGTCCAGATGGGTCGGATCCAGCCCGGTTGCAATCACCGGACCGAGGGGACAGAAGGTATCGAATCCCTTCCCGATGAGCATACAGCCCAACGCCATTTCAGCCGCCTGAATCACGCGTTCGCTCACATCGTTGCCGCAGGTATAGCCCAGTACGCAGTCCAGGGCTTCAGCATCCGACACTCTTCGGGCCGTCTTCCCAATGACAACGGCCAGTTCGCATTCGTAATGGATCTCCTTGCCTTGATGGGGATAGATGATCGGCTCTTCGGGGCCGATGACTCCGGTAGAAGGCTTCATAAACAGCATCGGAAACGGGGGCGGATCCTGGCCGCTTTCGCGGGCGTGTTCTGAGTAGTTCAAACCCACTCCGATGACCCTGGGGGCTTCGACCGGTGCGAGTACACGCACCTGGTCCAGATGTGTAACTACATCGCTGGTATCCAGGCTTTCGAAGGGAGAATCGATTAGCCGACGAACTGTACCATCCTCCTCCAGAATGCCGTAATGGATTTCCCCATCGGCGCTATACCGCAGAATCTTCATTTTTTTCTCCTTTCAGACATTGTCCTGTTCAGACCGGTCAGCGCTTTCCACAAAAGACCGGTAGCATGTGTTCACATCTGCCTCCTCTGCATCACCGTCGTGAACAACAACCCGCACGGCCAGATCCAGGACCTCATTCCGGTTGATTGCCATTTGTTTTTTCGCAAACGGATTCAACGACAGGATGCCCCAATCGGAAACGTACCAGGTCTTGCAAGCAGTAGCCGGATAGGAAAACAGAGCCACACCTGCCCGCCTTTTAGCTGCAATCGTTCCCGAACAATCTACCCAATCGGCGCGTTCTCCCGAAATCACCTCGCTGCTGGAACGGCCAGCAGAATCGGTCAATCTCCCCCCACTGGTTGCCCGCAATGCCTCTGCCATGCGGACTCCGAAATAGGCGTGTCGCGTAGGACCAATATGGATATCCCAATCAGTCGGTCGTAACTGCGAGTGGATGTCGATCTGATTATTTACTTCGCCGGGATAGATATTGATCGTCCTTTTTTCGACGAGCAGGGTGCGCCCCTCGGGAGCGGCCCACTCGGAGGGTCCCTGCCAGTTGAGCGTCTGAATCAACCGGAGATGCGCTTGCGAGACCTCTGTGCTTTCGACCGACACGCTCAGGATGCGTCCGGGGGCGCGTCCCTGGAAGGTTTCGTTGACGTAAAAGTTATAGGTAGCTTCCTCATAGGTGCTCGTGGAGAAAGGCAGGCGGCAATGCACATGGTCGGCGCCGATCCAGAGCGAATTGTGGTGCGGGTGATCTACCGGACTCTCGGTGGTCACGGCAAAGCCGGAAGGCGTGTACACCGGGAAGAGATAAGCGCGGAATGCCCCCTGGCTCAGGGACGCAATATCCCGTCCGCGCCAGCGCACGTTCAGCCGATGGGACCTGGCCCAGGCTCCTCTGGACAGAGAGACGACGTCGTCTTCAACGGAGAAGAACGGCATGTTCACCCCTTTCATTAGTCCTTTTTTTTGATTTAAAAATAATTCTGTACGGGTCATTTGCACAGATCTTTTCAGGTCTCCACTCAGAGCACTTCTACTGTCCGTCGCTCTATTTCCTCCCAGTCCAGTTCCACACCCAATCCCGGTCCCTGCGGCACAATCAGGTACCCCTCTTCTATCTGTATGGGATTCTTCACGAGCGGATCCTCGGTCGGTGCCTTGGGATTTACGCCGTTCAATTCAAAAAACTCGCAGTTGCTCATCGCGGCCAGCGCCTGTGCATGGGCAAAGCAGAACATTGGTCCGCGCTCGTGTACCTCGCACGCCACTCCGAATGCTTCGGCCACATGCGCTACCTTCATCAATCCGGTAATTCCACCCGATACGATCGCGTCTCCCCGCACAATATCCGCTGCGCCTTGAGCCAGTAGCGTCGCTACATGGTGAGATCCTCCGAATACCCATTCCGATGCCGCTATTGGAATATCCAGGGTATCGCACAGTTTTTTGAGTGCTGTAATGTCCCACTCCTGGAGCGGTTCTTCCAGCCATTTGTAGTTCAATTCCTCCAGTGCCCGCCCCACTTGCACTGCTTCCGGATAGGTGTAGATCTGAACGGGATCGTGCATCAAGGTGAACCCATCACCCAGCGCTTCTCGCACGTTTCGCGCGACCTGGATATCCGCTTCAGGTCCCAACCGGCTGTGTAGTTTGTAACCCTTGTACCCCTCTTCCTGTACTTCCAATCCAAACTCTACAAATCGCTCCGGGTCTGGATAATTTCCCGAACTCACATACGTCGGTATTCGGTCGCGAAACGCTCCCAGAAGTTTGGCCACGGATAGCCTGGCATATTTGCCGGCGATATCCCACAGTGCCACGTCTGCATAGCTCATATTCCACGGGTGTAGCCAATTGAAGCGGTTGGCGAACCACAGCTTTTGAAAGATGTATTCCCGGTCCAGAGGGTCTGCGCCCACCAGTTCGTGTCGGAATGCATCCAGCCAGGTCTCTGCAAAGGCCCGGGCTGGTCCCCAGGTATAAAATGCCGTGGACCAGCCCTCGATCCCGGTGTCGGTAATTACCCGGATGAAACACAATTGGTTCGGCTCATGACCCGGCGTTGCCCGCCTGTCGAATTGAGACCGAAGCTGTCCGGGTATTACGAACATGGTTCTTATAGGGCGTTTCCCTTCCATCTCTATGAGATGGATTTTGACCTCTTTGATTAGCATTGCGCATACCCTCCGTTGGAAATTACTGGTGGACCTGCCGCAAGCGGTCGCGAATGATGCGTTTTCTGTCTGCGGGATCCTCTGTTGGGAATTGCATGCCGATGCGGGTGAACAGGGGTTTGTACCCGCGGGCGTGGTTGAGTTGCGTGTCGGTGAGAAATGTCAGGAGTCTGTTGCGGAGACGCTGGGCTGTGTCTGCATGTGCGGGCGACTGGGCCAGGTTCTGCATTTCATGGGGGTCGTTTTGCAGGTCGAACAGGCGTTCATTTTGAGCCTGGATGGACCATTTCCACCGGGTGTCGCGCACCATGTAGCAAAATTGGTCGTTGCGGGAGATTTCAGAGAAGACGGCGTCGTGAACGCTGTCGGTTTCGCCTCTGACAATAGGTAGGAGTGAGGCTGCCTGGCAATAGTCCGGGATTTCCGCACCCGCGAGGTCCAGGAAGGTTGGGAACAGGTCCAGGAAGGAGACGGGTGAGGCGTTGCGGTGTCCGCTGGCGACGGGCGCAGCTGGTCCGCTGATGATTAGGGGTACGCGTGCCGATCCCTCTTCGAAGCCGGTTTTGGAGACGAGGCCGTGCTCTCCCATGCGTTCTCCGTGGTCAGAGGTAAATACGATGACGGTGTTTTCCCAGTTGCCGCGTTTTTTCAGGGCGGCTATGATTTCTCCTATGCGGTCGTCGAAATGGGTGATTTTGCCCATGTACTGGGCGGTCATTTCGGCGATGGCCTGCCGACCGTATTTGCAGCGTTTTTCGTTGTAGTTTTCTGGGAGGACGATATCAGCAGGGTCGTACACTTTGGCGTATTTTCCGGGCGCGTCCAGAGGTGTATGGGGTCCGGGGAAGCTGGCGAAGAGGAATAGGGGTTTGTCGGTGGGTGCGCGGTCGAGGTACGCCAGTGTTTGTCGGCATACGTAGCCGTCCGGCGTCATGTCTGGCGGTAGGGGCGAGGGAAGGGGGGTGTATTGTCCATCTACGTAGCGGTCGCCAATGTCGGTGATGAAGGTGTCGAGGAGTCCCTCTTTTTTTAGCAGGCGGCTGTAGCCCGTGTTCAGGAAGGGTCCCTGAAATGGTGTCGAGGTTTCTTCGGCCCAGTCCAGTCCGAGCTGGTCGTAGTAGTCGCGATAGTCTTCGTAGTCCTGGCCCCATTCCAGGCTGAAGTAGTGGTATTTTCCGATTTTTGCTGTGGTGTAGCCGGCTTCTTGCAGGCAACGGAAGA comes from Gemmatimonadota bacterium and encodes:
- a CDS encoding fumarylacetoacetate hydrolase family protein, with the translated sequence MKILRYSADGEIHYGILEEDGTVRRLIDSPFESLDTSDVVTHLDQVRVLAPVEAPRVIGVGLNYSEHARESGQDPPPFPMLFMKPSTGVIGPEEPIIYPHQGKEIHYECELAVVIGKTARRVSDAEALDCVLGYTCGNDVSERVIQAAEMALGCMLIGKGFDTFCPLGPVIATGLDPTHLDVTTRLNGEVRQQANTSDLLFSVAQLISYISEAMTLLPGDVIMTGTPSGVGPFAPGDTIEIEISGIGILRNPVVAETR
- a CDS encoding mandelate racemase, encoding MLIKEVKIHLIEMEGKRPIRTMFVIPGQLRSQFDRRATPGHEPNQLCFIRVITDTGIEGWSTAFYTWGPARAFAETWLDAFRHELVGADPLDREYIFQKLWFANRFNWLHPWNMSYADVALWDIAGKYARLSVAKLLGAFRDRIPTYVSSGNYPDPERFVEFGLEVQEEGYKGYKLHSRLGPEADIQVARNVREALGDGFTLMHDPVQIYTYPEAVQVGRALEELNYKWLEEPLQEWDITALKKLCDTLDIPIAASEWVFGGSHHVATLLAQGAADIVRGDAIVSGGITGLMKVAHVAEAFGVACEVHERGPMFCFAHAQALAAMSNCEFFELNGVNPKAPTEDPLVKNPIQIEEGYLIVPQGPGLGVELDWEEIERRTVEVL
- a CDS encoding sulfatase, with protein sequence MNTSPDIIFICSDQWNARYLRCAGHPQVQTPHLDALAAEGCIFDAAYTPSPVCMPARASLASGLYPHAHGFFCNYTGKLFPPEQVTLFRCLQEAGYTTAKIGKYHYFSLEWGQDYEDYRDYYDQLGLDWAEETSTPFQGPFLNTGYSRLLKKEGLLDTFITDIGDRYVDGQYTPLPSPLPPDMTPDGYVCRQTLAYLDRAPTDKPLFLFASFPGPHTPLDAPGKYAKVYDPADIVLPENYNEKRCKYGRQAIAEMTAQYMGKITHFDDRIGEIIAALKKRGNWENTVIVFTSDHGERMGEHGLVSKTGFEEGSARVPLIISGPAAPVASGHRNASPVSFLDLFPTFLDLAGAEIPDYCQAASLLPIVRGETDSVHDAVFSEISRNDQFCYMVRDTRWKWSIQAQNERLFDLQNDPHEMQNLAQSPAHADTAQRLRNRLLTFLTDTQLNHARGYKPLFTRIGMQFPTEDPADRKRIIRDRLRQVHQ